In one Bacillus thuringiensis genomic region, the following are encoded:
- a CDS encoding thioredoxin family protein, which translates to MKEIKTEQEFKDIIASEEPVVVKFFTTWCPDCVRMDNFIGDVMEEFNKFEWYSINKDEFPSIAEEYQVMGIPSLLVYQNSEKLGHLHSANAKTEEQVTEFLEAY; encoded by the coding sequence ATGAAAGAAATTAAAACAGAACAAGAATTCAAAGACATCATCGCAAGCGAGGAGCCTGTAGTTGTTAAGTTCTTTACTACATGGTGCCCAGATTGCGTACGTATGGACAACTTTATCGGAGATGTAATGGAAGAGTTCAATAAATTTGAATGGTATTCTATTAATAAAGATGAGTTTCCAAGTATCGCTGAAGAGTATCAAGTAATGGGTATTCCAAGTTTACTTGTATACCAAAATAGTGAGAAGCTAGGCCACTTACATAGTGCTAATGCAAAAACTGAAGAGCAAGTTACTGAGTTTTTAGAAGCATACTAA
- a CDS encoding GNAT family N-acetyltransferase codes for MITELHTQRLYLRQMKASDSLSMFKIWSDPDITKFMNISNFTDESQAKDMIQFLNELAQNNKAIRFTIIEKESNHIIGSCGYNSLDFENSKTEIGYDISKKFWGKGYAPEAISSLLDYAFTHLKLYRVEAKVEPANVNSIKVLEKLNFTFEGTLRKSEKSAGKLIDLNIYSKLISD; via the coding sequence TTGATTACTGAACTACACACACAACGATTATATTTAAGGCAAATGAAAGCATCTGATTCATTAAGTATGTTTAAAATATGGTCTGATCCTGATATTACTAAATTCATGAATATAAGTAATTTCACCGATGAAAGCCAGGCAAAAGATATGATTCAATTTCTTAACGAACTCGCTCAAAATAATAAAGCTATACGTTTTACTATTATTGAAAAAGAATCTAATCACATTATCGGTTCATGTGGCTATAATTCCTTAGATTTTGAAAACTCAAAGACTGAGATTGGTTATGATATTTCAAAAAAATTTTGGGGTAAAGGATATGCCCCTGAAGCAATATCCTCTTTATTAGATTATGCTTTTACACATTTAAAACTATATCGTGTTGAAGCAAAAGTTGAACCTGCAAATGTAAATTCCATAAAGGTATTAGAAAAATTAAACTTTACTTTTGAAGGGACTCTGAGAAAGAGCGAAAAATCAGCTGGAAAGCTTATCGATTTAAATATCTATTCGAAATTAATAAGCGATTAA
- a CDS encoding DUF6944 family repetitive protein, with protein sequence MENQLKEIFGALIAAIGTITSAIGSTPFYFISSNVRENLNIYGNTLQAVGNALEADGQGEISFEKIGNEIQSIGNVTVISGLVIDFTDETKVKLVISGNWAQALGGLTALADEFEDTSDKDESFNVVGNLLQAIGNSLQAIGGIYELKSIRRDRQDSKENLVNDTGEILDNQANSQPDKKKEGQSIDTIGSWIQAVGSVFSLIGQIREESEELEGSDK encoded by the coding sequence ATGGAGAACCAATTAAAAGAAATATTTGGTGCATTGATAGCAGCTATAGGTACAATAACTTCCGCTATTGGAAGTACACCGTTCTATTTTATAAGCAGTAATGTAAGGGAGAATCTGAATATATATGGAAACACATTGCAAGCAGTTGGTAACGCTTTAGAGGCTGATGGTCAAGGGGAAATTTCCTTTGAAAAAATTGGAAACGAAATCCAATCAATTGGTAATGTAACTGTAATATCAGGGTTAGTTATTGATTTTACAGATGAAACAAAAGTTAAATTAGTTATTTCTGGAAATTGGGCGCAGGCTTTAGGAGGACTTACAGCATTAGCAGATGAATTTGAAGATACTTCAGATAAAGATGAGTCTTTTAATGTTGTAGGAAACTTATTGCAAGCTATAGGAAATTCCTTGCAAGCGATTGGAGGGATATATGAGCTAAAAAGTATTAGAAGAGATCGGCAGGATAGTAAAGAAAATCTAGTAAATGATACAGGGGAAATTTTAGACAATCAAGCAAATAGTCAACCGGATAAAAAGAAAGAAGGCCAGTCAATAGATACCATAGGAAGTTGGATCCAAGCCGTAGGTTCTGTATTTTCATTAATTGGACAAATACGTGAAGAAAGTGAGGAGTTAGAAGGGAGCGATAAATAG
- a CDS encoding DUF3956 family protein, which produces MESCVLFVNGQPLLVVSVAGIEIARLELSLQVALTLIALGIPICA; this is translated from the coding sequence ATGGAAAGTTGTGTTTTGTTCGTTAATGGACAACCTCTTTTAGTGGTTTCAGTTGCTGGAATCGAAATTGCTAGATTAGAGCTTTCTCTTCAAGTAGCATTGACTCTAATAGCATTAGGAATTCCAATTTGCGCATAA
- a CDS encoding CHRD domain-containing protein: MFFAKLRGRNEVPPVETDARGEGFFKLSRDELSLRFKLDLFNIEDVVAAHLHLGLKGTNGPVVAFLFGPITNPVSIECATLTGMITQEDLVGPLAGQTLGTLVNEIISGNIYINVHTVQHPNGEIRGQLNYC; the protein is encoded by the coding sequence ATGTTCTTTGCAAAATTGCGTGGTAGAAATGAAGTTCCACCAGTAGAAACAGATGCTCGAGGAGAGGGTTTCTTTAAATTAAGTCGGGACGAGCTTAGCCTAAGGTTCAAGTTAGATTTATTCAATATAGAGGATGTAGTAGCTGCCCATCTGCATCTTGGATTAAAAGGAACGAACGGCCCTGTTGTAGCTTTTTTATTTGGACCGATAACAAATCCAGTTTCAATAGAGTGCGCAACTCTTACGGGAATGATTACTCAAGAAGATTTGGTTGGACCGTTAGCGGGTCAAACATTAGGCACTCTTGTAAATGAGATTATATCTGGAAACATATATATTAATGTTCATACAGTACAACATCCTAATGGTGAAATTCGTGGACAACTAAATTATTGCTAA
- a CDS encoding DUF3947 family protein: MFYSYFNSETGMRPAYGTSITYSGAQSTVQAIQQALQMQQQLQMQQQGVQPYYSSVEYFYPVHHVTPYGSSFLTIPYGTVYNL; the protein is encoded by the coding sequence ATGTTTTATTCATATTTTAATTCTGAAACTGGTATGCGACCAGCGTATGGTACATCTATAACGTATAGTGGAGCACAAAGTACAGTCCAAGCTATTCAACAAGCATTGCAAATGCAACAACAATTGCAAATGCAGCAGCAAGGTGTACAACCGTATTATTCATCCGTAGAGTATTTTTACCCAGTACATCATGTTACACCGTACGGAAGTTCTTTTCTTACTATTCCATATGGAACTGTATACAACTTATAA